One window of the Crassaminicella thermophila genome contains the following:
- the rpsT gene encoding 30S ribosomal protein S20, which translates to MANIKSAKKRIKVIEVKTARNRRIKSAVKTAIRRFEEALTAGNLEEAKAKFRFAEKKIMQAAAKGTIHKNAASRKVAKLASKLNKAM; encoded by the coding sequence TTGGCTAATATTAAATCTGCTAAAAAAAGAATCAAAGTTATAGAAGTAAAAACAGCTAGAAACAGAAGAATTAAATCTGCTGTTAAAACTGCTATAAGAAGATTCGAAGAAGCTCTAACTGCAGGTAACTTAGAAGAAGCAAAAGCTAAGTTTCGTTTTGCTGAAAAGAAAATCATGCAAGCTGCTGCTAAAGGAACTATCCACAAAAATGCTGCTTCAAGAAAGGTAGCAAAATTAGCAAGCAAATTAAACAAAGCAATGTAG
- the gpr gene encoding GPR endopeptidase — MFQIRSDLALEIRELYKENTQQEIPGVEVEQKKQEFATITHVKVLNQEGSKIMGKPEGSYITIESPSLKKADADVKDALSQLLAKELVNLIPNKSNFKTLIVGLGNWDITPDALGPQVVSKVFVTRHFFEMYKKTDDPTMRPVSAISPGVMGTTGIETVEIIRGIVEKTKPDLVVAIDALASRRMQRVHTTIQISTTGINPGSGIGNKRKELSQHTLGVPVIAIGVPTVVDAATLANDTIKLVVDALSDQASKESEFYKLLRGMSDEDKYSLIKEVLDPYGANVIVTTKDIDVIITNISQVIANALNIALHPGIDLKDVNRYLQ; from the coding sequence ATGTTTCAAATACGTTCTGATTTAGCTTTAGAAATTAGAGAATTATACAAAGAGAATACACAGCAAGAAATTCCTGGCGTTGAGGTAGAACAAAAAAAGCAAGAATTTGCTACGATTACACATGTAAAGGTCTTAAATCAAGAAGGCAGTAAAATAATGGGGAAACCAGAAGGTAGCTATATTACGATTGAATCTCCTAGTTTAAAAAAGGCTGATGCAGATGTAAAAGATGCGTTGAGCCAATTATTAGCAAAAGAATTAGTAAATCTTATACCAAATAAAAGTAATTTCAAAACACTTATTGTTGGACTTGGAAACTGGGATATAACGCCAGATGCATTAGGGCCACAGGTAGTTTCAAAAGTATTTGTTACAAGACATTTTTTTGAAATGTATAAAAAGACTGATGATCCAACAATGAGACCTGTAAGTGCTATATCACCAGGTGTTATGGGAACTACTGGTATAGAAACAGTAGAGATTATTCGAGGGATTGTAGAAAAAACAAAGCCGGACTTGGTTGTAGCTATTGATGCATTAGCTTCAAGAAGAATGCAAAGAGTTCATACGACAATACAAATATCAACAACGGGTATTAACCCAGGTTCAGGCATTGGAAATAAACGAAAAGAATTAAGTCAACATACTTTAGGGGTGCCTGTTATTGCTATTGGTGTACCTACTGTTGTAGATGCAGCTACTTTAGCAAATGATACAATAAAATTAGTAGTGGATGCTTTATCTGATCAAGCATCAAAGGAATCTGAATTTTATAAGTTATTAAGAGGAATGTCTGATGAAGACAAATATAGTTTGATAAAAGAAGTATTAGATCCTTATGGAGCTAACGTAATTGTTACAACGAAAGATATTGATGTTATTATAACAAATATATCACAAGTTATTGCTAATGCATTAAATATAGCCCTACATCCTGGAATAGATTTGAAAGATGTAAATAGATATTTACAATAA
- the spoIIP gene encoding stage II sporulation protein P, with product MKVKVIDIKRYYKWIGIFVTCIMCILSFQILILDTKDMVAKANGIEKRKNFVQADTKKYMSDNLLILFINKTIPIMEVNYEKEYGKSHYKEIMKLALGKLVNFDYEDPKTLFKAEISMLKEADDDMAEMDDYYLLNNESKSTMDFVQKLPDIKEDVEIKDHQNEAIESSNMKEVNHKGVNNQSNKALESIQIVSSSIKMPNKVKLDINKPTIFIYHTHATESYMPESVGNFHSLNRKYTVRAVGDALTKELTSRGYKVIHNDTLHDYPSYQRSYVRSLETLRANLKKNTSLKIIFDIHRDAAPKNDTAREKSYVIIDGKKVAKFSIVVGTENENAEKLLVLAEYIKAKCDEYYPGLAKKTITKPYKFNEFNSDYYALIEVGNTANYIEEAVRTTKYLAEILDRVIKDIKE from the coding sequence GTGAAAGTTAAGGTGATTGATATAAAAAGGTATTATAAGTGGATAGGGATTTTTGTAACATGTATAATGTGTATTTTATCATTTCAAATATTGATTTTGGATACTAAGGATATGGTTGCAAAAGCTAACGGCATAGAAAAGAGAAAAAATTTTGTACAAGCAGATACAAAAAAATATATGAGTGATAATCTACTTATACTTTTTATAAACAAAACTATACCGATTATGGAAGTAAACTATGAGAAAGAATATGGAAAAAGTCATTATAAAGAAATCATGAAGCTTGCTTTAGGAAAATTAGTAAACTTTGATTATGAAGATCCAAAAACATTATTTAAAGCAGAGATATCTATGCTAAAAGAAGCTGATGACGACATGGCAGAAATGGATGATTATTATCTTTTAAATAATGAATCAAAAAGCACTATGGATTTTGTTCAAAAGCTGCCGGATATAAAAGAGGATGTTGAAATTAAAGATCATCAAAATGAAGCTATAGAATCAAGTAATATGAAAGAAGTAAATCATAAAGGCGTAAACAATCAATCAAATAAAGCTTTAGAATCAATACAGATTGTGAGCTCGTCAATAAAAATGCCAAATAAAGTAAAACTAGATATCAATAAACCTACAATATTTATATATCATACCCATGCAACAGAATCATACATGCCAGAATCTGTAGGGAATTTCCATTCTCTTAATAGAAAATATACGGTTAGAGCAGTAGGAGATGCGCTAACAAAGGAATTAACAAGTAGAGGTTATAAGGTAATACATAATGATACACTTCATGATTATCCATCATATCAACGATCTTATGTAAGATCATTAGAAACTTTACGTGCAAATTTAAAGAAGAATACTTCTTTAAAAATAATTTTTGATATACATAGAGATGCAGCACCTAAAAATGATACTGCTAGAGAGAAAAGCTATGTAATTATAGATGGAAAAAAAGTAGCAAAATTTAGTATTGTTGTAGGTACAGAGAATGAAAATGCAGAAAAACTATTAGTATTAGCAGAATATATAAAAGCAAAATGTGATGAATATTACCCAGGATTGGCAAAAAAAACTATAACAAAACCATATAAATTCAATGAGTTTAATTCAGATTACTATGCTCTTATAGAAGTGGGGAATACTGCCAATTATATAGAGGAGGCAGTGCGAACTACTAAATATTTAGCTGAAATTTTAGATCGTGTTATAAAGGATATAAAAGAATAA